The Thermodesulfobacteriota bacterium DNA segment GAGCTGCGCCCGCGCCGGCCCGTCGTCGATGGTCGCCATGACCGCCCCGGCGGCGACCCGCGACCCTTCCGAAACGGGTACCGACGTCAGCCGCCCCATCGCCATGGGCGCCACGGCCGCAATCCTTGTCGCCCGCACCGTCCCCACCGCCTCCACGAAGGTCTCCCTCGGGACGGCCGTCACCGTGATCGCCTCGACCCCGGGCACCGCGAGGCGCGCGGGAGGCGCCTTCTGCGCCTCCTTCCCCCCGCAGGCCGCCAGCAGGAACGCCGCCGAAAGGACCGCCGCCGCGCGCATCCCGTATCCCGTCATCCCTTCAAGCCCCCCTCATCTCCCGGCTGCTTCCTCCGCCCAGGGAAGGAGCGTCCCCGAAACGTACAGAAGGCGCGCGCGGGCGTGCCGGAGATCGTTCTCCGCGCCCACCGCGTCGGCGCGCACCCGGTTCAGCGCCGCCTGGGCATCGAGCAGGTCGATCATCCGCCCGAGCTGGTTTTCGTACCGGGCCCGGATCCGGCGGACCCCCTCATCGGCGGAGGCCTCCGCCGCCCGCGCGATCTCCACCCTCCGCATCGCTTCCCGGATTCCGAGCCAGGCGGCGGCCACCTCGAACGAGGCCCGGTCCGCCTCCCCCCGGTGCAGCTCCTCCGCCTTCCTGCGCTCGATCGCCGCCCTGGAAACCTCCGACTCCCGCCGCAGTCCGTCGAACAGGTTCCATCTCAGTCCCACGCCGACCTTCCAGCTCCGGTTGTCGGAATGGAACGGCCCGCCCTCCGCGTCGACCTGGTACGCGCCGGTCAGCCCCACGGTGGGGAGGTATTCCGCCTTTTTCAGCGACTCGTTGCCGCCGGCGTTCTCCACCCGCAGCGAGCCGGCCCGCAGGTCGGGGCGCATCAAAGCCGCGGCCTGGTGCTCCTCGAGGGTTCCCGGCTCGGGGAACTCCGGCGGCGGGCCGGCGGCGTCCGCCATCGCCGCCCCCTTCTCCCCCATCGCCAGCGCCAGCGCGCGCCGCGCGAGCTCCAGGCGGTTTTCGGCGGTCACCTTCCCGCCCTCCGCCGCGGCGACGGAGACCTTCGACCGCAAAACGTCCGAGGACGGCCCCGTTCCCGCGCGCTCCGCGGCCTCCGCGATCCGCAGATGCTCCAGCGAATCCGACAGCTCCCGTTCCGCGACGCCGACGCGCGCCTTCGCCGTCAGGACGTCGAGGAACGCCGCCAGCACGCGGTACGCCGTCTCCTCCTTCGCCCGCGACAGGTCCAGCCGCTTCGCCTCGCCTTCCGTTCGGGCCATGCGGTACCCGACATACGCGCCGGGCGCGATGAGGGGCTGCTCGAGGGTGAGCGTCGAAATGAAGTCGTTCCGCGGCGGGGGATCGTTGAAGTTGGCGACGTCCTGGAAATCTTCCTGCGCCAGCCGTCCCTCGTTGAGCTTGAGGGCGAACGCCTCGGCCGGCAGGCTGGTGCGGACGAACCGGTGCTCGAAGACCAGGGAGGGGAAGAAGGCGCTCCGGGCAGCGCCGACGTCCTCCCGCCCCGCGGCGTAGCCGAGCCCCGCGGCCGCGAGCGCCGGGTTCCCCCGGAAGGCGCGCGCCAGCGCCTGGCGGAAATCGACGGCGTCCATGGCGTGCGCGGCCGCCGGGAACGCCGCGAGCAGGAGCAGCAGTGCGAGCGCCGCCCGCCCCCGGCGGGAGGGGAGGCGCTTCCCGATCAGCCCCTTCATCGGGTCATTTCCCCCGCAGGATCGCGATCGTGTACTTCTCCGTGTCGAGAACGGATGCCGCCAGCCGGTTCACGTCGGCGAAGGTCACCGCGGCGATCTTCTCCGGGGTGGAGAAGGTCTCCTCGTAGCCCACGCCGAACAATTCGTTATATACCATTTTGTTGGCGTAAGAGCCATTGCTCTGGAGCCCGATCTCGTAGGTGCCGATCATCCACTTCTTCGCCCGCTCGAACTCCTCCTGCGTGATGCCGCCCCGCTTCACCTCGCCGATCTCCTTGAGCGTGTCGGCGATCGCTCCGTCGAGCTTGTCCGCGCTCGTCCCCATGTAGATGGCGAAAAATCCCGGGTCCACCTGCTCCGATGAGAAGGAGGTGACGCTGTAGGCCAGCGACTTCCTGTCCCGCAGGTTGACGAACAGCCGCCCCCCCATCCCGGCGAGCGCGGAGCCCAGCACGTCGAGGGCGTGCCGGTCCTTGTCGACGAACCGGGCGCCCGGGTAGCCGATGACGAAATGGGCCTGCTGCTTGTCGCGCGGCTCCTCCTTTTTCCGCATCGCATCCGCCGGCGGCACCGGGATCGCCCCCAGCGGCGTGTACCCCGGGCGCTGCGGGAAATCCCCGAACGCCTTCCGCACGGCCGATAGCGCCTCCTCCGTCCCGACGTCGCCGGACACGGCGATCACCATGTTGCGCGGATCGGCCCAGCGCTCGTAATAGGCCTTCAGGTCGCCCGGCGTCATCGCCCGGACGGTCTCCTCCGTCCCCAGCGGGTTGCGCGCGTACGGGTGAGGACCGTAGTGGGTCGCCATGAACAGGAGGAACGCGGACTGCGTGAGCTGGTCCTTCTGCTGCTTCAGCGCTCCCAGCGTCTCCCGCCGCTTCTTCTCCAGCTCCTCCGCGGGGAAGGTCGGCTCGCGCAGCGACTCCGCAAAGAGGCGGAATCCCTGCTGGAAATCGCGCCGGAGGAATTTCCCCTGGAGGCCGAACGAGTTGCGCGAGGAATATCCGTTGAGGTCCGCCGCCATGTTCTCCACCGCCTCGGAGATCTCCTCGGCCGTCCGGCTCTTCGTCCCCTTCGTCAGCATCCCCGCCGTGAGGTTGGAGACGCCTCCCTTGTCCGCCGGCTCGGCGCGCACCCCCGCGAGGAAGCCGGCTTCCACCGCGACCACCGGCACGGAGCGGTCCTCCCGCACGATGACGCGTATGCCGTTGGGCAGAACCTCCTTCACCACGGCGGCCTTACCCCCCGCGGCGGGCGCCGGGGCGTTCGCGGCAGCCCAGGCTTCCCGGACGATCGTCTTCACCTCGTCCGGACCTCCCAGCACCTTCTGCCCGGTCGGCAGCACGGCGGAGACGGTCAGGTTCTCCGGCTTGAGATATTTCCTCGCCACCGCCTGGACGTCCTCCGCGGTCACCGCGCGGATCCTGCGCAGATACTCCCGCTCGAACGCGGCGTCGCCCAGCGTCGTCTCGTAGAATCCCACGTGGCGGGCCAGCGCCGACTGCGATTCGAGGGAGTAGAGGAAGTCGGCCTCCGTCGCCGTCTTGGCGCGCGCGAGCTCCGGCCCGTCGGGCGGGGCGTTGGCGGCCCGGAACGTCTCGAAGAGGATCTCCCGGAGCGCCTCCTTCGCCTTCTCGGGTGAGAGGACCCCTCCCACGAACAGGAGTCCCGGGTCCTTCGGCGTGTACGCCGACGCGTACACGGAGTCGACCAGCCCTTTCCGGTCCTTGACCGATGCGTACAGCCGCGACGTCTCGCCGTTGCCCAGGATCATCGAGAGAAGGTCCCAGGCGTAGACGTCGGGATCGCGCATCGACGGCCCGTGGAATCCCGTCTCGAGGTACACCCGTCGGGCATCCTTTTCCTTCAGGACCACGCGCGTCCCGTCCTGCGGCGGCTCGACGGCATGCTTCACCTCGGTGAAGGGACGCGCCGGCAGCTTGCCGAACGTCTTCTCGATGAGGGGGCGCGACGCTTTCGGGTCGACGCCGCCCGCGATCACGAGGACCATGTTCCCGGGCACGTACCACTTGTTGAAGTAGGAAACGAGGTCGTCCCGGGTGGTCTTGCGGATGGTGTCCACGTACCCGATGACCGGGCGCCCGTAGGGATGCTTCCGGTACGCCTCGCGGAACAGCGCCTTGTCGACCACC contains these protein-coding regions:
- a CDS encoding pitrilysin family protein — encoded protein: LGNGLTVVIRPNPASPVVAVQAWVKSGSTTESDERAGMSHILEHMAFKGTKRRGNGVIAREVESLGGEINAYTSFDQTVYHITISGRYLENALDILADTLENSVFDAGELSRELEVIVEEVRMNEDTPSRVVDKALFREAYRKHPYGRPVIGYVDTIRKTTRDDLVSYFNKWYVPGNMVLVIAGGVDPKASRPLIEKTFGKLPARPFTEVKHAVEPPQDGTRVVLKEKDARRVYLETGFHGPSMRDPDVYAWDLLSMILGNGETSRLYASVKDRKGLVDSVYASAYTPKDPGLLFVGGVLSPEKAKEALREILFETFRAANAPPDGPELARAKTATEADFLYSLESQSALARHVGFYETTLGDAAFEREYLRRIRAVTAEDVQAVARKYLKPENLTVSAVLPTGQKVLGGPDEVKTIVREAWAAANAPAPAAGGKAAVVKEVLPNGIRVIVREDRSVPVVAVEAGFLAGVRAEPADKGGVSNLTAGMLTKGTKSRTAEEISEAVENMAADLNGYSSRNSFGLQGKFLRRDFQQGFRLFAESLREPTFPAEELEKKRRETLGALKQQKDQLTQSAFLLFMATHYGPHPYARNPLGTEETVRAMTPGDLKAYYERWADPRNMVIAVSGDVGTEEALSAVRKAFGDFPQRPGYTPLGAIPVPPADAMRKKEEPRDKQQAHFVIGYPGARFVDKDRHALDVLGSALAGMGGRLFVNLRDRKSLAYSVTSFSSEQVDPGFFAIYMGTSADKLDGAIADTLKEIGEVKRGGITQEEFERAKKWMIGTYEIGLQSNGSYANKMVYNELFGVGYEETFSTPEKIAAVTFADVNRLAASVLDTEKYTIAILRGK
- a CDS encoding TolC family protein: MKGLIGKRLPSRRGRAALALLLLLAAFPAAAHAMDAVDFRQALARAFRGNPALAAAGLGYAAGREDVGAARSAFFPSLVFEHRFVRTSLPAEAFALKLNEGRLAQEDFQDVANFNDPPPRNDFISTLTLEQPLIAPGAYVGYRMARTEGEAKRLDLSRAKEETAYRVLAAFLDVLTAKARVGVAERELSDSLEHLRIAEAAERAGTGPSSDVLRSKVSVAAAEGGKVTAENRLELARRALALAMGEKGAAMADAAGPPPEFPEPGTLEEHQAAALMRPDLRAGSLRVENAGGNESLKKAEYLPTVGLTGAYQVDAEGGPFHSDNRSWKVGVGLRWNLFDGLRRESEVSRAAIERRKAEELHRGEADRASFEVAAAWLGIREAMRRVEIARAAEASADEGVRRIRARYENQLGRMIDLLDAQAALNRVRADAVGAENDLRHARARLLYVSGTLLPWAEEAAGR